A genome region from Candidatus Binataceae bacterium includes the following:
- a CDS encoding SDR family NAD(P)-dependent oxidoreductase, whose amino-acid sequence MTASPEIQQIGIITGASTGIGAATARELARRGFHVLAGVQRDRDADAIRGPGIEPLIIDITNPDHIRALATRVHGDPQGRAVRALVNNAAVAVNAPVEVFAIDEWRRLFEVNLFGHIAVTQTLLPALIRSKGRVVNISSVGGRIAMATYGPYAGAKFALEAVSDSLRREIAPFGVQVVVVEPGAVRTEMAGRAIAAAHELASIMTPEQNQRYGGLVHAITAQAASFTESGLPADAAAKVIANAVTARKPRTRYTVGRDAALITVLARILPDRILDRVFAAALRPHFPKESK is encoded by the coding sequence ATGACAGCGTCACCTGAAATCCAACAGATCGGCATAATAACCGGTGCGTCTACCGGCATCGGCGCGGCCACGGCACGCGAACTGGCCCGGCGGGGGTTCCACGTCCTCGCGGGTGTCCAGCGCGACCGGGACGCCGACGCAATCCGGGGGCCGGGTATAGAGCCGCTGATCATCGACATCACCAACCCGGACCACATCCGGGCGCTAGCCACGCGGGTGCACGGGGATCCGCAGGGCCGGGCAGTGCGAGCGCTGGTAAATAACGCCGCCGTCGCGGTCAACGCACCGGTCGAGGTCTTCGCGATCGACGAGTGGCGACGCCTGTTCGAGGTCAACCTCTTCGGCCACATCGCCGTTACCCAGACACTCCTGCCGGCCCTGATCCGCAGCAAGGGTCGCGTGGTCAACATCAGCTCCGTGGGCGGCAGGATCGCCATGGCCACTTATGGTCCTTACGCAGGCGCGAAGTTCGCACTCGAAGCCGTCAGTGACTCCTTGCGACGCGAAATCGCCCCGTTCGGCGTCCAGGTGGTCGTGGTTGAACCGGGCGCCGTGCGTACGGAAATGGCCGGCCGGGCGATCGCCGCCGCCCATGAGCTGGCGTCGATCATGACCCCCGAGCAAAACCAGCGCTACGGCGGGCTGGTACATGCCATCACCGCGCAGGCCGCGTCGTTCACCGAGTCGGGCCTGCCCGCTGACGCCGCGGCCAAGGTGATTGCCAACGCAGTGACGGCGCGAAAGCCGCGCACTCGCTACACCGTCGGCCGCGACGCCGCACTGATCACCGTCTTGGCACGCATCCTACCCGACCGGATACTCGACCGCGTCTTTGCCGCCGCTCTGCGTCCCCACTTTCCCAAGGAGAGCAAATGA